One Actinosynnema pretiosum DNA segment encodes these proteins:
- a CDS encoding undecaprenyl-diphosphate phosphatase produces MSWLQAIVLGLVQGLTEFLPISSSAHVRIVSTLFFGNDAGASFTAVIQLGTELAVLIYFAKDIGGLLSAWFKGLVSKAARKTENYRMAWYVILGSIPISVLGLVFKDEIRSSLRNLWITAIVLVVFGILLGVADHVGKQVRSKLELKDAVGMGFAQAMALIPGVSRSGGTLTAGLFLGLDRAAAARYSFLLALPAVFGAGLFSIPDVLDRSEANAASVPQMIVATLVSFVVGYATIAWLLRYVSKHSYSVFVWYRLLLGLVLMGLLSMNLISAT; encoded by the coding sequence TTGAGCTGGTTGCAGGCCATCGTCCTCGGCCTGGTGCAGGGACTCACGGAATTCCTCCCCATCTCGTCGTCGGCGCACGTGCGCATCGTGTCCACGCTGTTCTTCGGCAACGACGCGGGCGCCTCGTTCACCGCGGTGATCCAGCTGGGGACCGAGCTGGCAGTGCTGATCTACTTCGCCAAGGACATCGGCGGGCTCCTGTCCGCCTGGTTCAAGGGCTTGGTCAGCAAGGCCGCCCGGAAGACCGAGAACTACCGGATGGCGTGGTACGTCATCCTCGGGTCGATTCCGATCAGCGTCCTTGGCCTGGTCTTCAAGGACGAGATCCGCTCGTCGCTGCGAAACCTGTGGATCACGGCGATCGTGCTGGTCGTGTTCGGCATCCTGCTCGGCGTGGCTGACCACGTCGGCAAGCAGGTGCGCTCGAAGTTGGAGTTGAAGGACGCCGTCGGCATGGGCTTCGCCCAGGCCATGGCCCTCATCCCCGGTGTCTCCCGCTCCGGCGGGACGCTCACCGCGGGTCTGTTCCTGGGGCTGGACCGGGCCGCCGCGGCCCGGTACTCGTTCCTGCTGGCCCTGCCCGCCGTGTTCGGCGCCGGCCTGTTCAGCATCCCGGACGTGCTCGACCGCTCCGAGGCGAACGCCGCCTCGGTGCCGCAGATGATCGTGGCGACGCTGGTGTCGTTCGTGGTCGGCTACGCCACCATCGCGTGGCTGCTGCGGTACGTGTCGAAGCACAGCTACTCGGTGTTCGTGTGGTACCGGCTGCTGCTGGGCCTGGTGCTGATGGGTCTGCTGTCGATGAACCTGATCAGCGCGACCTGA
- a CDS encoding Rossmann-fold NAD(P)-binding domain-containing protein, producing MDEFSALTVDGLRENMRAKFFGQVDPVLTGQHHCADGASFTLTSGVFGDLRVTVVSPAMVAESAGVFGGLFPVIGVVSVAELVGHYVECVEGAGSGRVVWACGWGRR from the coding sequence GTGGACGAGTTCTCGGCGCTGACCGTGGACGGGTTGCGGGAGAACATGCGGGCCAAGTTCTTCGGGCAGGTCGACCCGGTGCTGACGGGGCAGCACCACTGCGCGGACGGGGCCTCGTTCACGTTGACCTCGGGGGTTTTCGGGGATCTGCGGGTCACCGTGGTCAGCCCCGCGATGGTCGCGGAGTCCGCAGGGGTGTTCGGCGGGCTGTTCCCTGTGATCGGGGTGGTGTCGGTTGCCGAGTTGGTGGGGCACTACGTGGAGTGCGTCGAGGGGGCGGGGAGCGGGCGGGTTGTGTGGGCTTGCGGGTGGGGGCGTCGGTGA
- a CDS encoding histidine phosphatase family protein, with translation MATVILLRHARSTANGSAILAGRQPGVRLAEDGERQARALVDRLAGVRLDAVVTSPLERCGQTLEPLLAERGLTATVEPDLAEVEYGEWTGRPIKELLQEPLWKVVQQHPSAAVFPGGEGLARVQARAVAAVRAHDARVTEEFGPGAVWLACSHGDVIKSLLADALGAHLDGFQRIVVDPASLSVVRYTETRPFVLRVNDNGGALADVVPPIEKPASSDAVVGGTTGA, from the coding sequence GTGGCTACTGTGATCCTTCTGCGGCACGCGCGCTCGACCGCCAACGGCTCCGCGATCCTGGCGGGCAGGCAACCGGGGGTGCGGCTCGCGGAGGACGGCGAGCGGCAGGCCCGCGCGCTCGTGGACCGGCTCGCCGGGGTGCGCCTGGACGCGGTGGTGACCTCGCCGCTGGAGCGCTGCGGGCAGACCCTGGAGCCGCTGCTGGCCGAGCGCGGCCTCACCGCGACCGTCGAGCCGGACCTGGCCGAGGTCGAGTACGGCGAGTGGACCGGCAGGCCCATCAAGGAGCTGCTGCAGGAGCCGCTGTGGAAGGTGGTGCAGCAGCACCCGTCCGCCGCGGTGTTCCCCGGCGGCGAGGGGCTGGCGCGGGTGCAGGCCAGGGCGGTGGCGGCGGTGCGGGCGCACGACGCGCGGGTCACCGAGGAGTTCGGGCCCGGCGCGGTGTGGCTGGCGTGCAGCCACGGCGACGTGATCAAGTCGCTGCTGGCGGACGCGCTGGGCGCGCACCTGGACGGGTTCCAGCGGATCGTGGTCGACCCGGCGTCGCTGTCGGTGGTCCGGTACACCGAGACCCGGCCGTTCGTGCTGCGGGTCAACGACAACGGTGGCGCCCTGGCCGACGTGGTCCCCCCGATCGAGAAGCCGGCGTCCTCGGACGCGGTCGTCGGGGGCACCACCGGGGCGTGA
- a CDS encoding phosphotransferase, producing the protein MTGFASPQDIAARTSAALDAAVEAGRELGLDVGEAEVLYELFSVVVHLAPSPVVARIPVVLPATTTLDSLAARQRDELAVASWLAGRGVPVIEPSPLAPAEPVRRGGFSMTFWAYVEQDREREPDYAANTRSTARLHAALRDYPGELAFLSSAEPEFVTAALAELASRPELLAADDLERAVREWEVLEPLVRSREAFEARFPGVPLQPVHGDSPPANIFHGVEGDRYSDFEMVTLGPVEWDLGGLGPLAPAYDEGAREVGVRELDADVLAFVDAVGKLRIIACLTLVPQLPVLADYLTPAVGQWREGAFAGGVVAAG; encoded by the coding sequence ATGACCGGTTTCGCGTCACCGCAGGACATCGCCGCACGCACCTCCGCCGCGCTCGACGCGGCCGTCGAGGCCGGTCGGGAGCTCGGGTTGGACGTCGGCGAGGCCGAGGTGCTGTACGAGCTGTTCTCCGTCGTCGTGCACCTCGCGCCCTCGCCCGTCGTGGCCCGCATCCCCGTCGTGCTGCCCGCCACGACCACGCTCGACTCGCTCGCCGCGCGGCAGCGGGACGAGCTGGCGGTCGCCTCGTGGCTCGCCGGGCGCGGGGTGCCGGTGATCGAGCCCAGCCCGCTGGCGCCCGCCGAGCCGGTGCGGCGGGGCGGGTTCTCCATGACGTTCTGGGCGTACGTCGAGCAGGACCGGGAGCGGGAGCCGGACTACGCGGCCAACACCCGGAGCACGGCGCGGTTGCACGCGGCGTTGCGCGACTACCCGGGTGAGCTGGCGTTCCTGTCCTCGGCGGAACCGGAGTTCGTCACGGCGGCGCTGGCCGAGCTGGCGTCGCGGCCGGAGCTGCTGGCCGCCGACGACCTGGAGCGGGCGGTGCGCGAGTGGGAGGTGCTGGAGCCGCTGGTGCGCTCGCGGGAGGCCTTCGAGGCCCGGTTCCCAGGGGTGCCGCTCCAGCCGGTGCACGGCGACTCGCCGCCCGCGAACATCTTCCACGGGGTGGAGGGGGACCGGTACTCGGACTTCGAGATGGTCACCCTCGGGCCGGTCGAGTGGGACCTGGGCGGACTTGGACCGCTGGCGCCCGCGTACGACGAGGGCGCTCGGGAGGTCGGGGTCAGGGAGTTGGACGCGGACGTGCTGGCGTTCGTGGACGCGGTGGGGAAGTTGCGGATCATCGCGTGCCTGACGCTGGTGCCGCAGTTGCCGGTGCTGGCGGACTACCTCACGCCCGCCGTGGGGCAGTGGCGGGAAGGGGCGTTCGCCGGGGGTGTCGTGGCGGCGGGCTGA
- a CDS encoding MmyB family transcriptional regulator, whose translation MLDALAGALRLDEAEREHLRVLGAPRRGGRARVRARLGRVRPNLVRMLFLDPHHRALYCDWDGKAQVAVAALQRAAARRVVDVELDRLVGELVVASPEFARMWARRPVRSCSHHVRELDHPVVGRVRLVNETVVLPDDDQWMGLFHAAPGSADADALASLAQGVGRGGTGRWTSSRR comes from the coding sequence GTGCTCGACGCGTTAGCCGGGGCTTTGCGGCTTGACGAAGCTGAGCGTGAGCACTTGCGGGTGTTGGGGGCGCCTCGGCGGGGTGGGCGGGCTCGGGTTCGGGCTCGGCTTGGGCGGGTTCGGCCCAATCTGGTTCGGATGTTGTTCCTGGACCCGCACCACCGGGCGTTGTACTGCGATTGGGACGGGAAGGCCCAGGTTGCGGTTGCCGCCTTGCAGCGGGCTGCGGCTCGGCGGGTGGTGGACGTGGAGTTGGACCGGCTCGTCGGGGAGCTGGTGGTGGCCAGTCCGGAGTTCGCGCGGATGTGGGCTCGGCGGCCGGTGCGGAGCTGCTCGCACCACGTGCGGGAGTTGGACCACCCGGTTGTGGGGCGGGTGAGGTTGGTCAACGAGACGGTGGTGCTGCCCGACGACGACCAGTGGATGGGGTTGTTCCACGCTGCGCCGGGCAGTGCCGACGCGGACGCTCTGGCGTCGTTGGCGCAGGGGGTCGGGCGGGGCGGCACAGGGAGGTGGACGAGTTCTCGGCGCTGA
- a CDS encoding ArsR/SmtB family transcription factor, translating into MRHPDHPDLADVPLVKALSALGDPVRLAIVRALGDGREHQGARFDVPVSQSTLSHHFTTLRNAGVVRVRPEGTRCWHSLRPEFETRFPGLLATVLTLE; encoded by the coding sequence GTGCGCCACCCCGATCACCCCGACCTCGCCGACGTTCCCCTGGTCAAGGCCCTGTCCGCCCTGGGCGACCCGGTCCGCCTGGCCATCGTGCGCGCGCTCGGCGACGGGCGGGAGCACCAGGGCGCACGGTTCGACGTGCCGGTCTCGCAGTCGACCCTGAGCCACCACTTCACGACCCTGCGCAACGCGGGTGTGGTGCGCGTCAGACCCGAGGGCACCCGCTGCTGGCACTCGCTCCGCCCGGAGTTCGAGACCCGCTTCCCCGGCCTGCTCGCCACCGTCCTGACCCTGGAATGA
- a CDS encoding aldo/keto reductase — translation MEQRYLGRSGLRVSRLGLGTMTWGLDTGPDQAASQLQAFTEAGGTLVDTADVYSDGEAERILGALLGEVVPRDRVVLATKAVARRDDGPFGGGASRGALLAALDGSLRRLGVDHVDLWQLHAWDPAVPLDETLSALDSAIASGKVRYAGVSNYCGWQLGTAAALPGHTPIVSNQVEYSLVERGVEREVAPAARHHRVGLLPWAPLGRGVLTGKYRHATPADSRGASEALAGYVQRHRTERAARIVQAVLTAAEGLGSSPLRVALAWVRDRPGVVAPIVGARDTVQLVASLASEDLVLPSAIRAALDDVSAVGFGYPETELG, via the coding sequence GTGGAACAGCGATACCTGGGACGCAGCGGTCTGCGGGTGTCCCGGCTCGGGCTCGGCACCATGACCTGGGGCCTGGACACCGGGCCCGACCAGGCGGCGAGCCAGCTCCAGGCCTTCACCGAGGCGGGCGGCACGCTCGTGGACACCGCCGACGTCTACTCCGACGGGGAAGCGGAGCGCATCCTCGGCGCACTGCTGGGCGAGGTCGTCCCGCGCGATCGGGTGGTGCTGGCGACCAAGGCGGTCGCGCGGCGCGACGACGGCCCGTTCGGCGGCGGCGCCTCGCGCGGAGCGCTGCTGGCCGCGCTCGACGGCTCCCTGCGCAGGCTCGGCGTGGACCACGTCGACCTGTGGCAGCTGCACGCCTGGGACCCCGCCGTGCCCCTGGACGAGACCCTGTCCGCGCTGGACTCGGCGATCGCCTCCGGCAAGGTCCGCTACGCCGGGGTGTCCAACTACTGCGGCTGGCAGCTGGGCACCGCCGCCGCCCTGCCCGGCCACACCCCGATCGTGTCGAACCAGGTCGAGTACTCGCTGGTGGAGCGGGGCGTGGAGCGCGAGGTCGCGCCCGCCGCGCGGCACCACCGGGTGGGGCTGCTGCCGTGGGCGCCGCTGGGGCGCGGCGTGCTCACCGGCAAGTACCGGCACGCAACGCCCGCCGACTCGCGCGGGGCGTCCGAGGCGCTGGCCGGGTACGTGCAGCGGCACCGCACCGAGCGGGCGGCGCGGATCGTGCAGGCCGTGCTGACCGCCGCCGAGGGCCTGGGCAGCTCGCCGCTGCGGGTGGCGCTGGCGTGGGTGCGGGACCGGCCCGGCGTGGTCGCGCCGATCGTGGGGGCCAGGGACACCGTGCAGCTGGTGGCGTCCCTGGCCAGCGAGGACCTCGTGCTGCCGTCCGCGATCCGCGCGGCGCTGGACGACGTGAGCGCGGTGGGGTTCGGCTACCCGGAGACCGAGCTGGGCTGA
- the hrpA gene encoding ATP-dependent RNA helicase HrpA: MNTPSFADLQQRLPQLMTRDQRRLRRRLDGVRKMRDERARAGVTAEIAAEFDQAELRVALRREALPTITYPAELPVSAHKDEIAALIRDHQVVVVAGETGSGKTTQLPKICLELGRGVLGQIGHTQPRRLAARTVAERVAEELGTELGAAVGYKVRFTDQSGDDTLVKLMTDGILLAELQTDRMLSRYDTIIIDEAHERSLNVDFLLGYLKQLLPQRPDLKVVITSATIDPQRFSRHFSDAPVIEVSGRTYPVEVRYRPLVDPEDPEADPDRDQTQGICDAVRELQAEGPGDVLVFLSGEREIRDTADALNALKLRDTEVLPLFARLSFAEQHRVFQPHRGRRVVLATNVAETSLTVPGIKYVIDPGTARVSRYSHRLKVQRLPIEPVSQASANQRKGRCGRVSEGICVRLYSEDDFLARPEFTDPEILRTNLASVILQMTSIGLGDIAGFPFIDPPEARNISDGVQLLQELGALAPTQGRELTPLGRKLAQLPIDPRLARMVVEADRNGCVREVMVIAAALSIQDPRERPADKQQAADEQHARFKDAGSDFTSYLKLWEYLKEQQKERSSNQFRKMCRTEFLNYLRVREWQDVYAQLRQVAKTLGVHVNTEPGETRNIHVSLLSGLLSHIGLKDVPKREQGKKEQGRRQLAEFLGARGARFAVFPGSALSKQPPQWVMAAELVETSRLWGRTVAKIEPEWAERLAEHLVKRTYSEPRWDAKRGAVVATEKVTLYGVPIVAARRVNYGRIDPELSRELFIRHALVQGEWSTHHAFYARNQELLAEVAELENRARRRDIVVDEETIFDFYAERVPADVVSARHFDSWWKKARHEDAELLTFSKKMLVNDVAKVEPEAYPDEMDRGGLTFSLSYRFEPGVGGDGVTVRLPLPALTKVPDDALSWQVPGLRTELVVALIRSLPKPVRRNFVPVPDVAAAALSRIGVDEALLPALERELRALTGVVVPREEWNLDQVPDHLRLTFQVVGEAGEELAVGKDPAALKLRLKQRLRASLAEAAGSWARTGVVRWDFGDLPRAVRRERSGIVVTAYPALVDKGTSVAVEILDTPGRQAHAMRLGTRRLVTLNVPSPVKLLQRGLSNSEKLTLTRNPHGGVAPLLADCIAAAVDKLVADAGGPVWKQDAFAGLTEKVRVGLGEAVFEVVGRVRKVLEAAQEAELAIGAVRGPGVEESLADARAQLSGLVHAGFVAEAGAARLDDVVRYLKGISVRVEKLGRDVRRDQEWMDRVHAVHAEYRELRAKLPSDEPQPGLDEVRWMVEELRLSYFAQTIGARYTVSDKRIFKALDAVPR; the protein is encoded by the coding sequence ATGAACACGCCGTCTTTCGCCGACCTGCAGCAACGCCTGCCCCAGCTCATGACTCGGGACCAGCGCCGCCTGCGCCGCCGCCTCGACGGCGTCCGCAAGATGCGCGACGAGCGGGCACGGGCAGGCGTGACCGCCGAGATCGCCGCCGAGTTCGACCAGGCCGAGCTGAGGGTGGCGCTGCGCCGCGAGGCCCTGCCCACGATCACCTACCCGGCCGAGCTGCCGGTGAGCGCGCACAAGGACGAGATCGCCGCGCTCATCCGCGACCACCAGGTGGTGGTCGTGGCCGGTGAGACCGGGTCGGGCAAGACCACGCAGCTGCCCAAGATCTGCCTCGAGCTGGGCCGGGGCGTCCTCGGCCAGATCGGGCACACCCAGCCGCGCAGGCTCGCCGCCCGCACCGTCGCCGAGCGCGTCGCCGAGGAGCTGGGCACCGAGCTGGGCGCGGCGGTCGGCTACAAGGTCCGGTTCACCGACCAGTCCGGCGACGACACGCTGGTCAAGCTCATGACCGACGGCATCCTGCTCGCCGAGCTCCAGACCGACCGGATGCTCTCCCGCTACGACACGATCATCATCGACGAGGCGCACGAGCGCAGCCTCAACGTCGACTTCCTCCTCGGCTACCTCAAGCAGTTGCTGCCCCAGCGCCCGGACCTCAAGGTCGTCATCACCTCGGCGACCATCGACCCGCAGCGCTTCTCCCGGCACTTCTCCGACGCGCCCGTCATCGAGGTCTCCGGCCGCACCTACCCGGTCGAGGTGCGCTACCGGCCGCTGGTCGACCCGGAGGACCCGGAGGCCGACCCGGACCGCGACCAGACCCAGGGCATCTGCGACGCCGTGCGCGAGCTCCAGGCCGAGGGGCCCGGCGACGTGCTGGTGTTCCTGTCCGGCGAGCGGGAGATCCGCGACACCGCCGACGCCCTGAACGCGCTCAAGCTGCGCGACACCGAGGTGCTGCCGCTGTTCGCGCGGCTGTCGTTCGCCGAGCAGCACCGGGTGTTCCAGCCGCACCGGGGCAGGCGGGTCGTGCTGGCCACGAACGTGGCCGAGACCTCGCTGACCGTGCCCGGCATCAAGTACGTGATCGACCCCGGCACCGCCCGCGTCTCCCGCTACAGCCACCGGCTCAAGGTGCAGCGCCTGCCCATCGAACCGGTGTCTCAGGCCTCGGCCAACCAGCGCAAGGGGCGGTGCGGCCGGGTGTCCGAGGGCATCTGCGTGCGGCTGTACTCCGAGGACGACTTCCTGGCGCGGCCGGAGTTCACCGACCCGGAGATCCTGCGCACCAACCTGGCGTCGGTCATCCTGCAGATGACCTCGATCGGCCTCGGCGACATCGCCGGGTTCCCGTTCATCGACCCGCCCGAGGCGCGCAACATCAGCGACGGCGTGCAGCTGCTCCAGGAGCTGGGGGCGCTGGCGCCCACGCAGGGGCGGGAGCTGACGCCGCTGGGGCGCAAGCTCGCGCAGCTGCCGATCGACCCGCGCCTGGCGCGGATGGTCGTGGAGGCCGACCGCAACGGGTGCGTGCGCGAGGTCATGGTGATCGCGGCGGCGCTGTCCATCCAGGACCCGCGCGAGCGACCCGCCGACAAGCAGCAGGCCGCCGACGAGCAGCACGCCCGGTTCAAGGACGCGGGGTCGGACTTCACCTCGTACCTGAAGCTGTGGGAGTACCTGAAGGAGCAGCAGAAGGAGCGCTCCTCGAACCAGTTCCGCAAGATGTGCCGCACCGAGTTCCTGAACTACCTGCGGGTGCGCGAGTGGCAGGACGTGTACGCGCAGCTGCGGCAGGTCGCCAAGACGCTCGGGGTGCACGTCAACACCGAGCCGGGCGAGACGCGCAACATCCACGTGAGCCTGTTGTCCGGGCTGCTCTCGCACATCGGGCTCAAGGACGTGCCCAAGCGCGAGCAGGGGAAGAAGGAGCAGGGCAGGCGGCAGCTCGCCGAGTTCCTGGGGGCGCGGGGGGCGCGGTTCGCGGTGTTCCCCGGTTCGGCGCTGAGCAAGCAGCCGCCGCAGTGGGTCATGGCGGCGGAGCTGGTGGAGACCTCCCGGCTCTGGGGGCGCACGGTCGCGAAGATCGAGCCGGAGTGGGCGGAGCGGCTGGCCGAGCACCTGGTCAAGCGCACGTACAGCGAGCCGAGGTGGGACGCCAAGCGCGGGGCGGTCGTGGCGACCGAGAAGGTGACGCTGTACGGGGTGCCGATCGTGGCTGCCCGGCGGGTCAACTACGGGCGGATCGACCCCGAGCTGTCGCGGGAGCTGTTCATCCGGCACGCGCTGGTGCAGGGCGAGTGGAGCACGCACCACGCGTTCTACGCGCGCAACCAGGAGCTGCTGGCCGAGGTCGCGGAGCTGGAGAACCGGGCGCGGCGGCGGGACATCGTGGTCGACGAGGAGACGATCTTCGACTTCTACGCGGAACGGGTCCCGGCGGACGTGGTGTCGGCGCGGCACTTCGACTCGTGGTGGAAGAAGGCGCGGCACGAGGACGCCGAGCTGTTGACGTTCAGCAAGAAGATGCTGGTCAACGACGTGGCGAAGGTGGAGCCCGAGGCCTACCCGGACGAGATGGACCGGGGTGGGCTCACGTTCTCGCTGTCCTACCGGTTCGAGCCGGGGGTGGGCGGGGACGGGGTGACGGTGCGGTTGCCGCTGCCCGCGCTGACGAAGGTGCCGGACGACGCGCTGTCGTGGCAGGTGCCGGGGCTGCGGACCGAGCTGGTGGTGGCGCTGATCCGGTCGCTGCCCAAGCCGGTGCGGCGCAACTTCGTGCCGGTGCCGGACGTGGCGGCGGCTGCGCTGTCGCGGATCGGGGTGGACGAGGCGCTGCTGCCCGCGCTGGAGCGGGAGCTGCGGGCGCTGACCGGGGTCGTGGTGCCGCGTGAGGAGTGGAACCTCGACCAGGTTCCCGATCACCTGAGGTTGACGTTCCAGGTGGTGGGGGAGGCGGGCGAGGAGCTGGCCGTGGGGAAGGACCCCGCGGCGTTGAAGTTGCGGCTCAAGCAGCGGTTGCGGGCGAGCCTGGCGGAGGCCGCGGGGAGCTGGGCCCGGACCGGGGTGGTGCGGTGGGACTTCGGCGACCTGCCGCGCGCGGTGCGGCGGGAGCGGTCGGGGATCGTGGTCACGGCCTATCCGGCGCTGGTGGACAAGGGGACCAGCGTGGCGGTGGAGATCCTGGACACGCCTGGGCGGCAGGCGCACGCCATGCGGTTGGGGACGCGGCGGTTGGTCACGTTGAACGTGCCGTCGCCGGTGAAGCTGCTGCAGCGCGGGTTGAGCAACTCGGAGAAGTTGACGCTGACCCGGAACCCGCACGGTGGGGTCGCGCCGTTGTTGGCGGACTGCATCGCGGCGGCCGTCGACAAGCTGGTGGCCGACGCCGGGGGGCCGGTGTGGAAGCAGGACGCCTTCGCGGGGTTGACGGAGAAGGTCCGGGTCGGGCTGGGCGAGGCGGTGTTCGAGGTTGTGGGGCGGGTTCGGAAGGTCTTGGAGGCGGCTCAGGAGGCCGAGCTGGCCATCGGGGCGGTTCGGGGGCCTGGGGTTGAGGAGTCGTTGGCCGACGCTCGGGCGCAGTTGAGCGGGCTGGTGCACGCCGGGTTCGTGGCTGAGGCCGGGGCGGCCCGGTTGGACGATGTGGTGCGGTACCTGAAGGGGATCTCGGTTCGGGTGGAGAAGCTCGGGCGGGATGTTCGGCGGGATCAGGAGTGGATGGACCGGGTGCACGCGGTGCACGCGGAGTACCGGGAATTGCGGGCCAAGTTGCCTTCGGATGAGCCGCAGCCGGGGTTGGACGAGGTTCGGTGGATGGTGGAGGAGCTGCGGTTGAGCTACTTCGCGCAGACCATCGGGGCTCGGTACACGGTTTCGGACAAGAGGATTTTTAAGGCTTTGGACGCGGTTCCTCGGTGA
- a CDS encoding isocitrate lyase/PEP mutase family protein, translated as MITERSAPAAALRALHVPGDPLVLPNAWDVPSALAVERAGFGAVATASAAVSASLGHPDGEAMPVDEAFAAIARIASAVAVPVTADVEHGYGLGAAELAGRLAEAGAVGCNVEDSLEERELLDADRHADYLRELRAADPDLVINARIDVFLLGGDVAEALRRARLYAEAGADCVYPIGLADEAGIGEFVGGAGLPVNVLRSPAAPAAPRLAQLGVARISHGPFVHREVMAAHAELLARLRAER; from the coding sequence ATGATCACCGAACGCTCCGCCCCGGCCGCCGCGCTGCGGGCGCTGCACGTGCCCGGCGACCCGCTCGTGCTGCCCAACGCCTGGGACGTGCCGTCCGCGCTCGCCGTCGAGCGGGCCGGGTTCGGCGCGGTCGCCACGGCCAGCGCCGCGGTGTCCGCGTCCCTGGGCCACCCGGACGGGGAGGCGATGCCGGTGGACGAGGCGTTCGCCGCGATCGCCCGCATCGCCTCGGCGGTCGCGGTCCCGGTCACCGCCGACGTCGAGCACGGGTACGGCCTGGGCGCCGCTGAGCTGGCCGGGCGGCTGGCTGAGGCGGGCGCGGTCGGGTGCAACGTCGAGGACTCGCTGGAGGAGCGGGAGCTGCTGGACGCCGACCGGCACGCCGACTACCTGCGGGAACTGCGCGCGGCCGACCCCGACCTGGTGATCAACGCCCGGATCGACGTCTTCCTGCTGGGCGGGGACGTCGCGGAGGCGTTGCGCAGGGCCCGGCTGTACGCGGAGGCGGGCGCGGACTGCGTGTACCCGATCGGGCTCGCCGACGAGGCGGGCATCGGGGAGTTCGTCGGCGGCGCCGGGCTGCCGGTCAACGTGCTGCGGTCCCCGGCCGCGCCCGCCGCGCCCCGGTTGGCGCAGCTGGGGGTGGCGCGGATCAGCCACGGGCCGTTCGTGCACCGGGAGGTCATGGCCGCGCACGCCGAGCTGCTGGCGAGGTTGCGCGCCGAGCGCTGA
- a CDS encoding VOC family protein: MKLTATVLDTTDPRGLALFYGAPLGWEIADDEEERVTLRDPAGGAGLSFQCEPAHRPPVWPAAEGDPRMMTHPDVEVTDLAAGVARALEPGARLAGRQPQADVRAPLDPAGHPFCLWAPQA; this comes from the coding sequence GTGAAGCTGACCGCGACCGTCCTCGACACCACCGACCCCAGGGGTCTGGCGCTGTTCTACGGCGCGCCGCTCGGCTGGGAGATCGCCGACGACGAGGAGGAGCGGGTGACGCTGCGCGACCCGGCGGGCGGCGCGGGCCTGTCGTTCCAGTGCGAGCCCGCCCACCGGCCGCCGGTGTGGCCCGCCGCCGAGGGCGACCCTCGGATGATGACGCACCCGGACGTCGAGGTGACCGACCTGGCGGCCGGGGTGGCGCGGGCCCTGGAGCCGGGCGCCCGCCTGGCCGGGCGCCAGCCGCAGGCGGACGTGCGGGCGCCCCTGGACCCGGCCGGTCACCCGTTCTGCCTGTGGGCGCCGCAGGCGTAG
- a CDS encoding LLM class F420-dependent oxidoreductase, translated as MRLGLNLGYWGAGNDAANLELAKEADRLGFSVVWAAEAYGSDAPSVLSWVAAHTERVDVGSAIMQIPARTPAMAAMTAATLDTLSGGRFRMGLGVSGPQVSEGWHGVRFDKPLARTREYVEIVRTALRRERLRHEGEHYVLPLPDGPGKALTLTVHPVREHIPLYLAAVGPKNVQLAGEIADGWLALFFSPEQAGESLDLLRAGREKAGKTLDGFDVVPTAPLVVGEDWRACADLVRPYAALYVGGMGSRQKNFYNDLAVRMGYAAEAAEVQERYLAKDYAGAMAALPLEFLDATSLLGPVERIADRMAAYAQAGVTTLTVSPMLQDLAQGTAALRAASEALDLAGVGS; from the coding sequence GTGCGACTGGGACTGAACCTCGGGTACTGGGGCGCGGGCAACGACGCCGCGAACCTCGAACTGGCCAAGGAAGCCGACCGGCTCGGCTTCTCGGTGGTCTGGGCGGCGGAGGCCTACGGGTCGGACGCGCCGTCCGTGCTCTCGTGGGTGGCCGCCCACACCGAACGCGTGGACGTGGGCAGCGCCATCATGCAGATCCCCGCCAGGACACCGGCCATGGCGGCGATGACGGCGGCCACCCTGGACACCCTGTCCGGTGGGCGGTTCCGGATGGGGCTGGGCGTGTCCGGGCCGCAGGTGTCGGAGGGCTGGCACGGCGTGCGCTTCGACAAGCCGCTCGCGCGCACCCGCGAGTACGTGGAGATCGTGCGCACGGCGCTGCGCCGCGAGCGGCTCAGGCACGAGGGCGAGCACTACGTGCTGCCGCTGCCGGACGGCCCCGGCAAGGCGCTCACCCTGACCGTGCACCCCGTGCGCGAGCACATCCCGCTCTACCTGGCGGCCGTGGGCCCGAAGAACGTCCAGCTCGCGGGCGAGATCGCCGACGGGTGGTTGGCGCTGTTCTTCTCCCCCGAGCAGGCCGGGGAGTCCCTCGACCTGCTGCGCGCCGGTCGCGAGAAGGCCGGGAAGACCCTCGACGGGTTCGACGTGGTGCCCACCGCGCCGCTGGTCGTGGGCGAGGACTGGCGGGCGTGCGCGGACCTGGTGCGGCCGTACGCGGCGCTGTACGTGGGCGGCATGGGCAGCAGGCAGAAGAACTTCTACAACGACCTCGCGGTGCGCATGGGCTACGCCGCCGAGGCCGCCGAGGTGCAGGAGCGGTACCTGGCCAAGGACTACGCGGGGGCGATGGCGGCGCTGCCGCTGGAGTTCCTGGACGCCACCTCGCTGCTCGGTCCGGTGGAGCGGATCGCCGACCGGATGGCCGCCTACGCCCAAGCGGGGGTCACGACGCTGACCGTCTCGCCCATGCTGCAAGATCTGGCCCAGGGGACGGCCGCGCTCCGCGCGGCGTCCGAGGCTTTGGATCTGGCGGGAGTGGGTAGTTGA